In Candidatus Omnitrophota bacterium, a single genomic region encodes these proteins:
- a CDS encoding ABC transporter permease subunit: protein MDQETFIQRLAKQKTSYLFIALPAILFFIFQLAPVFISFFWSFTKYDVVHAPRFVGLANYKNILFDDPLFWKAIRNTVLYVIGVVPIGVCISLMLAVAIDQKIKFKNFFKSIFFLPTVTAIVAVSVIWKWLYAGEKYGLFNYFLLKLGFQPIDWLASPTWTLPSIMIMSIWAGVGYNMILFLAGLQTIPHVMYEAAEIDGAGFWKKFFNVTLPLLKPTIVFVSMMSFIFSFQVFEQVYIMTGGQGGIGGVLNSGLTIVAYLYDKGFQKFQMGYASALAYIIFLLIFILTMINKRLMKSNVEY, encoded by the coding sequence ATGGACCAAGAAACGTTTATTCAGAGGCTGGCCAAGCAGAAGACATCCTATCTATTCATTGCTTTGCCCGCCATCCTTTTCTTTATCTTCCAGCTGGCCCCCGTATTCATTTCCTTTTTCTGGTCTTTTACCAAGTATGATGTTGTACACGCGCCGCGTTTCGTGGGACTTGCCAACTACAAGAACATACTCTTCGACGATCCCCTTTTCTGGAAGGCGATCAGGAACACGGTTTTGTATGTTATAGGCGTTGTGCCGATCGGTGTGTGCATATCGCTCATGCTGGCGGTGGCCATAGACCAGAAGATCAAGTTCAAGAACTTCTTTAAATCGATCTTCTTTCTTCCGACGGTGACCGCAATAGTGGCCGTATCGGTCATATGGAAATGGTTGTACGCGGGTGAGAAATACGGTCTGTTCAATTATTTTCTTCTGAAACTGGGGTTCCAGCCGATAGACTGGCTCGCCAGTCCCACCTGGACGCTGCCCTCGATAATGATAATGTCCATATGGGCCGGTGTGGGATACAACATGATTCTTTTTCTGGCGGGGCTCCAGACCATACCGCATGTCATGTACGAGGCGGCCGAGATCGACGGGGCTGGTTTCTGGAAAAAGTTCTTCAACGTGACGCTTCCGCTTTTGAAGCCGACCATAGTATTCGTAAGCATGATGAGCTTCATATTCAGTTTTCAGGTCTTCGAGCAGGTGTACATAATGACCGGCGGGCAGGGAGGAATAGGAGGAGTACTTAACAGTGGCCTTACCATAGTCGCGTACCTTTATGATAAGGGTTTCCAGAAATTCCAGATGGGTTACGCCTCGGCTCTGGCATATATAATTTTTCTTTTGATCTTCATCCTTACGATGATCAATAAGAGGCTTATGAAAAGTAACGTGGAATATTGA
- a CDS encoding ABC transporter permease subunit, translating into MGHEVGIRKDSLTVKTFIYMFLIAGALTMAVPYVWMFITSIKPLSEIQSYPPSFIVKNPTLEPYRDLFKMVPMVRYLFNSLFVAGSITLFNVFATSLAGYAFAKHKFWGRDKLFFIFLGSLMIPWQVNIIPGFVIVKKLGWLNTYRGLIIPSMAWCAFGIFLNRQYIYSIPDDLIDAAKIDGCSEFMIYRNVILPLIKPVVATLAIFTFLQQWNNFVWPLVIIHTSDMRTIPLALAVLTGQFGANFAMVMAGAVIATLPMLVVYLMFQKYIIKGIAMTGLKG; encoded by the coding sequence ATGGGACATGAAGTAGGTATCAGGAAAGATTCACTCACCGTAAAGACATTCATATACATGTTTCTGATAGCCGGTGCTCTGACGATGGCAGTTCCGTATGTGTGGATGTTCATCACTTCCATCAAACCGTTGTCGGAGATACAGTCCTATCCTCCCAGCTTCATCGTGAAGAATCCGACACTGGAGCCGTACAGGGACCTTTTCAAGATGGTTCCCATGGTAAGGTATCTGTTCAACAGCCTTTTTGTCGCCGGGTCGATAACCCTGTTCAATGTTTTCGCGACCTCTCTTGCCGGTTACGCCTTCGCCAAGCACAAGTTCTGGGGCAGGGACAAGCTTTTCTTCATATTCCTGGGTTCACTGATGATACCCTGGCAGGTCAATATCATCCCGGGGTTCGTCATAGTCAAGAAACTCGGCTGGCTAAACACCTACAGGGGGCTTATAATACCCTCGATGGCATGGTGCGCTTTCGGTATATTCCTCAACAGGCAGTACATATACAGTATACCCGACGACCTGATCGACGCGGCCAAGATAGACGGCTGCAGTGAATTCATGATTTACCGGAACGTGATACTTCCTCTTATCAAACCGGTCGTGGCGACACTGGCCATATTCACGTTCCTGCAGCAGTGGAACAATTTTGTATGGCCGCTGGTCATAATACATACAAGCGACATGAGGACGATACCTCTGGCGCTGGCTGTACTTACCGGACAGTTCGGCGCGAATTTCGCGATGGTGATGGCAGGAGCCGTTATTGCCACACTGCCCATGCTCGTCGTATATCTGATGTTCCAGAAGTACATAATCAAAGGTATAGCGATGACGGGCCTTAAAGGATAA
- a CDS encoding ROK family protein, with product MREFIAKENRLSEKERRNLSILDAIRRGGEISRAEISKVTDLNIVTVSNYVSKYIKNKIVFETGLDISTGGRRPELLKLNGDYAYSIGIDLGSPHLTIDAAVVGVLMDMTGKVIAQEKVPKEKESFEKLTERVLGMVDDLIRKSGVSPSDIKGIGVGIWGVIDRYRGMVRYAVENEQIVSYTNLLSQLEARFDAPTLIEHDATLAAFGERWSGIGAGSSASNLIFLCSDSSCGLVIKGDLYYGATKSAGELNLNPPYPGEESSPDKCWASYDYGCCLRSRGLDLGIPDRIRSYLGEHPGEGKAIMEACGGDAERIDFRTAIEAAEKGDDLARLTLEDAGDYLGTKIAFLINLFNPEVVVVGRGIEKAGDIFFSSVRRAVRKWGYEESVKVVKILPTSLGDNVVSVGAGALVIQNLFAEV from the coding sequence ATGAGGGAGTTCATAGCAAAGGAGAATAGGCTCTCCGAGAAGGAGAGAAGGAACCTGAGCATTCTCGATGCCATACGCAGAGGAGGGGAGATATCCAGGGCGGAGATATCCAAAGTGACCGATCTGAATATCGTTACCGTTTCAAATTATGTCAGCAAGTACATAAAGAACAAGATCGTCTTTGAAACGGGTCTTGATATCTCCACCGGCGGAAGAAGGCCGGAGCTTCTCAAGCTGAACGGAGATTACGCCTACAGTATAGGCATAGACCTTGGTTCGCCTCATCTTACCATTGACGCGGCGGTCGTGGGGGTCCTGATGGATATGACCGGCAAGGTGATCGCCCAGGAGAAGGTCCCCAAGGAAAAGGAATCTTTCGAAAAGCTCACCGAGAGAGTGCTCGGCATGGTCGACGACCTCATACGCAAATCAGGTGTTTCCCCTTCGGACATAAAGGGTATAGGCGTAGGCATATGGGGTGTTATCGACCGTTACCGGGGGATGGTGCGTTACGCGGTCGAGAACGAACAGATCGTAAGTTATACTAACCTCCTGAGCCAGCTGGAGGCCAGGTTTGACGCCCCGACGCTTATCGAGCATGATGCCACATTGGCAGCTTTCGGGGAAAGATGGTCGGGTATTGGTGCCGGGAGTTCTGCATCCAACCTGATTTTTCTGTGTTCCGATTCAAGCTGCGGGCTCGTCATAAAAGGGGATCTCTACTACGGAGCTACGAAGAGCGCAGGGGAGCTCAATCTGAATCCTCCTTATCCTGGGGAGGAATCAAGCCCGGACAAATGCTGGGCGAGTTATGATTACGGATGCTGTCTGCGTTCCAGGGGGCTGGACCTTGGTATACCCGACCGGATCAGGAGTTATCTCGGGGAGCATCCCGGGGAAGGCAAGGCAATAATGGAGGCCTGCGGCGGGGATGCTGAAAGAATAGATTTCAGGACCGCAATAGAGGCTGCCGAAAAAGGGGACGACCTTGCAAGACTGACCCTTGAGGATGCAGGGGACTATCTCGGCACCAAAATAGCTTTTTTGATAAACCTTTTTAACCCCGAGGTGGTCGTCGTCGGCAGGGGCATTGAGAAAGCGGGAGATATATTCTTCTCTTCGGTGCGCAGGGCCGTTAGAAAGTGGGGTTACGAAGAATCGGTAAAGGTCGTCAAGATACTACCGACCAGCCTGGGCGATAACGTTGTCAGTGTCGGCGCCGGAGCCCTGGTCATACAGAATCTATTCGCTGAAGTGTAA
- a CDS encoding extracellular solute-binding protein, which produces MLLKKIITSLILSVFVFSLSGCGAGAEKKDQIVMWLVGSEGQAQTITQLSKKFTEKTGVEVLCQAISWGDAHSKYLTSIAGEVTPDIGTMGLTWGMEFGELGAMVNLRETYPEDVEELETKIFPSILESTRVGDKVYGIPFDLSVQIMYYRKDMIPEPPRTWDDLLQTIKGLKSKEKGMVYDWGSLEWIGYSPFLWQSGGSYYNDDFTQVTLDTPEAAEAMGYFASLYKAGMPKTQVPLEQGMRTGDYPLAISGNWKIVSLTVGAPELEGKWGIAMLPKGPTGKRTAFIGGRILGIFSRSKMKDEAWEFIKFLFKPENQIRIYEDSLETEDSYLPPNMDTWSDLPMDQEFKRVLVSQAKDAKGPPPVLAWDSSTRFINHAIQMVVLKGADPAEQLEKATVNMQKELEQRGR; this is translated from the coding sequence GTGTTGCTAAAAAAGATAATAACATCATTAATTCTGTCCGTTTTTGTTTTTTCATTATCCGGTTGTGGCGCAGGCGCGGAGAAAAAGGACCAGATAGTCATGTGGCTTGTAGGGTCCGAAGGCCAGGCCCAGACCATAACCCAGCTCAGCAAGAAGTTCACCGAAAAGACCGGTGTCGAGGTCCTGTGCCAGGCCATATCCTGGGGCGATGCCCACAGCAAGTACCTTACTTCCATAGCCGGCGAAGTTACTCCCGACATAGGGACCATGGGGCTGACATGGGGCATGGAGTTCGGCGAACTGGGTGCCATGGTCAATTTGCGTGAAACTTACCCGGAAGACGTCGAAGAGCTTGAGACTAAGATATTCCCCAGCATCCTTGAATCCACCAGAGTGGGCGATAAAGTATACGGCATACCTTTTGACCTGTCGGTGCAGATCATGTACTACAGGAAAGATATGATACCGGAGCCACCCAGGACCTGGGATGATCTTCTCCAGACGATAAAGGGGCTGAAGTCAAAAGAGAAGGGAATGGTGTATGACTGGGGATCGCTTGAGTGGATAGGTTATTCTCCCTTCCTCTGGCAGTCGGGAGGAAGTTACTACAATGATGATTTCACTCAGGTGACGCTGGATACCCCCGAGGCCGCGGAGGCCATGGGTTATTTTGCCAGTTTATATAAGGCGGGTATGCCGAAAACACAGGTTCCGCTCGAGCAGGGAATGAGGACGGGGGATTATCCTCTGGCGATATCGGGTAACTGGAAGATCGTGAGCCTTACCGTGGGTGCTCCCGAGCTGGAAGGCAAATGGGGCATAGCCATGCTTCCCAAGGGACCCACCGGCAAGCGCACCGCTTTCATCGGCGGAAGGATACTCGGTATATTCTCAAGATCCAAAATGAAGGACGAGGCATGGGAATTCATCAAGTTCCTTTTCAAGCCCGAGAACCAGATCAGGATATATGAGGATTCACTCGAGACAGAAGATTCGTATCTTCCTCCCAACATGGATACCTGGAGCGACCTGCCGATGGACCAGGAATTTAAGCGCGTTCTGGTGAGCCAGGCCAAGGACGCCAAGGGACCACCGCCTGTTCTGGCCTGGGATTCAAGCACGAGATTCATTAACCACGCCATACAGATGGTGGTATTAAAGGGCGCAGATCCGGCCGAACAGCTCGAGAAAGCTACTGTAAATATGCAGAAAGAACTTGAACAGAGAGGCAGATGA
- a CDS encoding M48 family metalloprotease, with translation MSYIKTGLLLVVMTFILMWVGSLVAGPRGVIIAFIVAMVLNGVSYWYSDKIVLKMYNARPLSSRENADIYSVVEELSSRADIPAPRVYITDVAVPNAFATGRDPDNAALCLTRGLVELLDKEELKGVISHELSHIKHRDTLIMTVTAAMASAIMMAVYMARWAAILGGFSRERNDSGNIIGLLAVSIFAPIAALIVQLAISRSREYAADTRGAEIAGSPEGLARALEQMARGNERTRFDAAPQTQHLFIVKPSANNFVANLFSTHPPVAERVKRLRSMA, from the coding sequence ATGAGTTACATAAAGACGGGTTTATTGCTGGTCGTAATGACCTTCATTCTGATGTGGGTCGGAAGTCTCGTGGCAGGCCCCAGAGGCGTTATTATAGCTTTTATTGTAGCCATGGTGCTCAACGGGGTCAGTTACTGGTACAGTGACAAGATAGTGCTGAAGATGTACAACGCCAGGCCGTTATCATCCCGGGAGAACGCCGATATCTATTCGGTGGTGGAAGAGCTCAGCTCCAGGGCAGATATACCCGCACCCAGGGTATATATAACGGACGTTGCCGTTCCCAACGCTTTCGCGACCGGAAGAGACCCCGACAATGCCGCTTTATGCCTTACCAGGGGGCTTGTGGAATTACTGGACAAGGAGGAGCTTAAGGGCGTCATCTCCCACGAGCTTTCGCATATCAAACACCGAGATACCCTTATCATGACGGTCACCGCGGCCATGGCGAGCGCGATAATGATGGCTGTTTACATGGCCAGATGGGCGGCCATTCTCGGCGGGTTTTCCAGGGAGAGGAATGACTCGGGTAACATCATAGGATTATTGGCCGTAAGCATATTTGCCCCGATAGCCGCCCTTATAGTCCAGCTGGCCATATCCCGTTCGCGGGAATACGCCGCTGATACAAGGGGAGCCGAGATAGCCGGTTCCCCCGAGGGGCTCGCCAGGGCCCTGGAACAGATGGCCCGGGGCAATGAACGCACCAGATTCGACGCGGCGCCCCAGACTCAACACCTGTTCATCGTCAAGCCGTCCGCGAATAATTTCGTTGCCAACCTGTTCAGCACGCATCCGCCTGTGGCCGAACGGGTCAAAAGACTCAGGAGCATGGCCTAA
- a CDS encoding phospholipid carrier-dependent glycosyltransferase, translated as MRGSKFILILIAVMLFLYFFGLGDMPLTDPDETFYAQTAKEMLEADEWVTPMIFGKPQFEKPVLYYLLIVLSYMVFGVGEFAARFPSAVFGILGVLGVYFFGRLLFSPLCGFLSGMVMATCVQYLVLARGCVTDMVLLVFILYTLLFFLMGWMGKGRGYFYLASVAAALAVLTKGPIGLFLPGLTVLLFILLTRQWKRFPEIPLLRCILLLLLVSLPWYIAVYRMHGSAFVDEFFGFHNVTRFLVPEHRIGTSPYFYIPVILGGFFPWSTFLLFGAWNMWRHPHPGSADSRAGNYRLFLLLWFLVVFLFFSSSSTKLVTYIFPLFPVLALVAGRFWERFITSSDEDERTSFFMKISFWILVGSSPVAAAGAVFLVRYEYATTSAVQGTIMASVLYLLAIIVSALFFLKRRRMASFGAIASSVLVCALPVVWFILPVVGVHESSKELSLKVRELASSDEAVGGECDHRRGIAFYSGRTDMTDIHPHQALRDFFSRKERVWGIIQQKHYRNLKAEMPGKVSEPVASSGEYVLITNE; from the coding sequence ATGCGTGGATCCAAATTTATTCTGATATTGATAGCTGTTATGCTGTTTCTGTATTTTTTCGGGCTGGGGGATATGCCCCTTACCGATCCGGATGAGACTTTTTACGCCCAGACGGCAAAGGAGATGCTCGAAGCTGATGAGTGGGTCACTCCCATGATATTCGGCAAGCCGCAGTTCGAAAAACCCGTGCTTTACTATCTTCTTATAGTTCTGAGTTATATGGTTTTCGGGGTTGGTGAGTTCGCAGCGAGATTCCCTTCGGCGGTTTTCGGTATTCTGGGCGTTCTGGGGGTTTATTTTTTCGGAAGGCTCCTTTTTTCGCCGCTCTGCGGGTTCCTTTCGGGGATGGTCATGGCGACCTGCGTACAGTATCTCGTCCTCGCCAGAGGTTGCGTAACGGACATGGTGCTCTTGGTCTTTATCCTGTACACGCTTTTATTCTTTCTGATGGGATGGATGGGTAAGGGCAGGGGATATTTCTATCTCGCTTCGGTAGCTGCGGCCCTGGCGGTACTCACGAAGGGTCCGATCGGTCTATTTCTCCCCGGTCTCACGGTATTATTATTCATCCTTTTGACCAGGCAGTGGAAAAGGTTCCCGGAGATACCGCTTTTGCGGTGCATTCTCCTGCTTCTGCTGGTAAGTTTGCCCTGGTATATCGCGGTTTACCGTATGCACGGGTCGGCCTTTGTTGATGAATTCTTCGGTTTTCATAACGTTACGCGTTTTCTGGTTCCGGAGCACAGGATAGGCACGTCGCCGTACTTCTACATACCGGTCATCCTGGGAGGGTTCTTCCCCTGGAGCACTTTTCTTCTTTTCGGTGCGTGGAACATGTGGAGACACCCCCATCCAGGATCAGCGGACTCGCGGGCAGGGAATTACAGGCTGTTCCTCTTATTATGGTTTCTTGTGGTGTTCCTTTTCTTCTCTTCATCCAGCACGAAACTCGTCACTTACATTTTTCCGCTTTTTCCGGTACTAGCGTTAGTTGCCGGGAGGTTTTGGGAGAGGTTCATCACTAGCTCGGACGAGGATGAACGAACGTCTTTTTTCATGAAGATATCCTTCTGGATCCTCGTTGGATCATCCCCGGTCGCGGCTGCCGGCGCCGTTTTTCTGGTTAGATATGAATACGCGACCACCTCAGCAGTCCAGGGCACGATAATGGCCTCCGTTCTTTATCTTCTGGCCATTATCGTTTCGGCACTTTTCTTTCTCAAAAGGCGCAGAATGGCCTCTTTCGGCGCCATCGCTTCTTCGGTATTGGTCTGCGCTTTACCCGTGGTCTGGTTCATTCTCCCGGTCGTGGGTGTACATGAATCCAGCAAGGAACTTTCTCTTAAGGTCAGGGAGCTCGCCTCTTCCGATGAAGCGGTGGGGGGCGAATGTGATCACCGCCGTGGGATAGCCTTCTACTCGGGCAGGACCGATATGACGGATATACATCCTCATCAGGCCCTCAGGGATTTTTTCTCCAGGAAGGAGAGAGTGTGGGGTATAATACAGCAGAAGCATTACCGTAACCTGAAGGCAGAGATGCCCGGAAAGGTGTCCGAGCCGGTGGCCAGTTCGGGAGAATATGTTCTTATAACGAATGAATAG
- a CDS encoding glycosyltransferase, with translation MNDSPSVSFVLPMYNESANITASIRKIKSIAPEMTPDHEIIIADDASTDGSADIVESISRKDSSVKLIRLPENTMFGGAFAAGFKAASKDVIMYMDADMPVGEEDIKRSFPLIKNAHIVTGYSKVKKGDTLKRKIISVGYNLLVRSLFRLDIRDINSGYKIVRRELVEDMQFISRSPFVDVELFLHAKRKGARVEQYPLVFTSRPGGKSYIARIPVIWATFCDMIKVRALTLKG, from the coding sequence ATGAACGATAGCCCCAGCGTATCCTTTGTCTTACCCATGTACAATGAGAGCGCCAATATCACCGCGTCCATACGCAAGATCAAGTCCATCGCCCCGGAGATGACCCCGGATCACGAGATAATCATAGCCGATGACGCATCCACGGATGGAAGCGCCGATATCGTTGAAAGTATCTCGCGGAAGGACTCAAGCGTAAAGCTTATCAGGCTGCCGGAGAATACGATGTTCGGAGGTGCGTTCGCCGCGGGTTTCAAAGCAGCCAGCAAGGACGTTATCATGTACATGGACGCGGATATGCCCGTCGGGGAGGAAGATATAAAAAGGTCCTTTCCCCTGATAAAGAATGCCCACATAGTTACTGGCTACAGCAAGGTAAAAAAAGGGGACACCCTCAAGAGGAAGATAATATCTGTCGGGTACAATCTTCTGGTCAGATCGCTTTTTCGTCTGGATATACGTGATATCAATTCCGGCTATAAGATAGTCAGGAGGGAACTGGTGGAGGATATGCAATTCATCTCCCGCAGCCCTTTCGTGGACGTTGAGCTTTTCCTGCACGCCAAAAGAAAAGGCGCCAGAGTGGAACAGTATCCTCTGGTCTTTACCTCCCGTCCGGGAGGTAAGTCCTACATCGCCAGGATCCCCGTAATATGGGCGACCTTCTGCGATATGATCAAGGTGAGGGCCCTTACCCTGAAAGGTTGA
- a CDS encoding ChbG/HpnK family deacetylase, which produces MKALIINADDVGLSKEINEAARKCYLEKVITGVSLLACGESFSDAASMLHGVGRTNVGAHLVLTGDFKPCTSDLSRIRTLVPGGRFPAGYKAFAARYLLGAVSADEVYEETTAQVKKIKEAGLQVTHIDSHEHVHMFPEILRTVIAVALDNGIPYVRLPRESSKVVITAFSPKDLLRHAGLKVFASHARRAMNALEVYHNDYFWGHFHAGRLDNGILSFIVNNLGEGINELAVHPGVLTPELEERSSWHRNSQKELTALIGGSWRRSLADSGVRTISHLETMHI; this is translated from the coding sequence ATGAAAGCGCTTATCATAAACGCCGATGATGTCGGCCTCTCAAAAGAGATAAATGAAGCAGCAAGAAAGTGTTATCTTGAAAAAGTGATAACGGGGGTGAGCTTACTTGCCTGCGGGGAGAGCTTCAGTGATGCCGCAAGCATGCTGCATGGGGTGGGCAGGACTAACGTGGGCGCTCATCTTGTTCTTACCGGGGACTTTAAACCCTGCACCAGTGATCTTTCCCGTATAAGGACGCTCGTCCCCGGAGGGCGGTTCCCTGCCGGCTATAAGGCGTTCGCCGCGAGGTATTTGCTGGGAGCGGTTTCCGCTGACGAAGTGTATGAAGAGACCACCGCGCAGGTAAAAAAAATAAAAGAGGCGGGGCTTCAGGTTACGCATATAGACAGCCACGAGCATGTTCACATGTTCCCGGAGATTCTCCGGACAGTTATCGCGGTGGCGCTCGATAACGGTATCCCTTATGTAAGGCTTCCCAGGGAGAGTTCGAAAGTGGTTATCACCGCCTTTTCACCAAAGGACCTTTTGCGCCACGCGGGGCTCAAGGTCTTCGCCTCCCATGCGCGAAGAGCGATGAACGCTTTAGAGGTCTATCATAACGATTATTTCTGGGGACATTTCCATGCGGGCAGGCTCGATAACGGTATCCTCAGTTTTATCGTAAATAACCTCGGCGAGGGGATCAATGAACTTGCTGTCCATCCGGGCGTTTTAACCCCGGAACTGGAGGAAAGGTCCTCCTGGCACCGTAATTCCCAGAAAGAGCTCACTGCCCTGATAGGGGGAAGTTGGAGAAGGTCCCTGGCAGACAGCGGGGTGCGGACGATATCCCATCTTGAAACGATGCATATCTAG
- the smpB gene encoding SsrA-binding protein SmpB yields the protein MPKENTSVVTNRQAYRDFHIEKTYEAGLELFGNEVKSLRTGNANLKGSFCRIEGGEIFVHNMHISPYDFSSDETDPVRPRKLLLHRAQIRSLGIKLAQQGYTLVPLKVYFKRGYAKMEIGLGKGKKLYDKRQALKEKQVKREMDRIMRHKRR from the coding sequence ATGCCAAAAGAAAACACAAGTGTGGTAACTAACCGTCAGGCATACCGCGATTTTCATATAGAGAAGACTTATGAAGCCGGGTTGGAGCTCTTTGGTAATGAAGTAAAATCCCTGAGGACGGGAAACGCGAACTTAAAGGGTAGTTTCTGCAGGATAGAAGGGGGCGAGATATTCGTTCACAACATGCATATAAGCCCTTATGACTTCTCTTCCGATGAAACCGACCCTGTGAGGCCGAGAAAGCTCCTGCTGCACCGAGCGCAGATAAGGAGTCTTGGTATAAAGCTCGCGCAGCAGGGTTATACCCTGGTACCTCTAAAGGTTTATTTCAAGCGGGGGTACGCCAAGATGGAGATAGGGCTCGGCAAGGGTAAGAAACTTTACGATAAAAGGCAGGCCCTTAAGGAAAAACAGGTAAAGCGCGAAATGGACCGCATAATGCGGCATAAGAGAAGATAG
- a CDS encoding AAA family ATPase, translating to MIKEYIKRKHYLDKVSSFIDKDIIKVIVGQRRVGKSYLLYQIMDIIRDKGVKAGNIIYINKELHDFDDINTYKDLLEYIEGRIKNKRKHYVFLDEVQEIEKFEKALESMQASGKYDIYCTGSNANLLSGELATHLSGRYVEIKVYGLSYPEFLNFHKLNNDQESLLKYIRYGGLPFLINLEFKDEIIYEYLKNIYSTILFKDIVKRHSIRNVAFLERLVEYLADNTGSLVSAKSISDFLKSQKIKLSPNIVLDYLSFLSSAFFVFKVQRSDVAGKKIFEIGEKYYFEDLGLRHSVVGYKQVDINKVLENLVFLHLKISGYKITVGKLKDKEIDFVCTRGGEKLYVQVAYLIDSQKIIDREFGNLLKIEDNYPKLVVSMDEVGGDKYKGIEQVNIRKFLGSLL from the coding sequence ATGATTAAAGAATATATTAAAAGAAAACACTATCTTGATAAGGTTTCTTCTTTTATTGATAAAGATATCATTAAGGTGATCGTCGGACAGCGCCGAGTAGGGAAAAGTTACTTGTTATACCAGATAATGGATATCATCAGGGATAAAGGTGTGAAAGCCGGAAATATAATTTATATAAATAAAGAACTACATGATTTCGATGATATTAATACTTATAAAGACCTTTTGGAGTACATAGAGGGAAGGATAAAAAATAAAAGAAAACATTATGTTTTTCTTGATGAGGTTCAGGAAATAGAAAAATTTGAAAAAGCTTTGGAAAGTATGCAGGCCTCAGGCAAGTATGATATTTACTGCACAGGCAGTAACGCGAATCTACTTTCCGGTGAATTGGCTACTCACCTTAGCGGGCGATATGTCGAAATTAAAGTTTATGGTCTTTCATATCCTGAATTCCTTAATTTTCATAAATTGAATAATGATCAGGAATCTCTTTTAAAGTACATCAGGTACGGTGGCCTTCCGTTCTTGATCAATCTGGAGTTCAAGGATGAGATCATCTATGAATACCTTAAGAATATTTACAGTACGATCCTTTTCAAGGACATCGTGAAAAGACATTCGATACGGAATGTAGCATTCTTAGAACGCCTGGTTGAATATCTGGCCGATAATACGGGTTCTTTGGTTTCGGCGAAAAGCATAAGTGATTTTTTAAAATCCCAGAAGATAAAACTTTCCCCCAATATTGTATTGGATTACTTATCCTTCTTATCGTCTGCTTTTTTTGTGTTTAAAGTCCAAAGGTCTGATGTAGCAGGCAAAAAGATATTTGAGATCGGCGAAAAATATTATTTCGAAGATCTTGGGTTAAGACATTCTGTAGTCGGATATAAACAGGTAGATATCAATAAAGTCCTGGAAAATCTTGTTTTTCTTCATCTAAAGATCTCCGGATACAAGATAACTGTGGGAAAGTTAAAAGATAAAGAAATCGATTTTGTATGCACTAGAGGCGGGGAAAAGTTATATGTACAGGTAGCATATCTAATAGATAGCCAGAAGATCATAGACAGGGAATTCGGAAATCTTTTAAAAATAGAAGATAATTATCCGAAACTTGTAGTTTCAATGGACGAGGTGGGGGGAGATAAATACAAAGGAATTGAGCAGGTTAATATAAGAAAGTTCTTAGGTAGTTTACTTTAG